In the Natranaerobius trueperi genome, one interval contains:
- the cmk gene encoding (d)CMP kinase, giving the protein MSSNIVIAIDGPAGAGKSTIARNLAISLNLKYLDTGAMYRAIALYVLHKDIDPQDKDCVKSVLKKVNLDIKTKSNGNNLVFLNNQEITDEIRQPEVSKAVSYIAENFAVREFLVEMQRKIGRDGAVLDGRDIGTRIFPNADFKFYLTASIEERTQRRLCDLLKEGYNTTYNEVKQELLRRDEIDQNRTYSPLRMAEDAILLDTTNMTQKEVLSKLLERVEGHE; this is encoded by the coding sequence ATGTCATCTAATATAGTCATTGCAATTGATGGACCTGCTGGTGCCGGAAAAAGTACGATTGCTAGAAATCTCGCAATAAGTTTAAATCTTAAATATCTTGATACTGGTGCTATGTATAGAGCAATAGCTTTGTATGTGTTACATAAAGACATAGATCCACAAGATAAAGATTGTGTTAAAAGTGTACTTAAAAAAGTGAATTTAGATATCAAAACAAAATCAAATGGAAACAACTTGGTATTTTTAAATAATCAAGAAATAACTGATGAAATCCGACAACCTGAAGTTTCTAAGGCTGTTTCTTATATAGCTGAAAACTTTGCTGTGAGAGAGTTTTTAGTAGAGATGCAACGAAAAATTGGTCGTGATGGTGCTGTGCTTGATGGAAGGGACATAGGAACACGTATTTTTCCTAATGCTGATTTTAAGTTTTACTTAACTGCAAGCATAGAAGAAAGGACACAAAGACGTCTTTGTGATTTACTGAAAGAAGGGTATAACACAACTTATAATGAAGTAAAACAAGAATTACTAAGGCGTGATGAAATTGACCAGAATAGAACCTATAGCCCTTTGAGAATGGCAGAAGATGCTATTTTACTAGATACTACTAATATGACCCAAAAAGAAGTATTGTCAAAGTTACTTGAAAGGGTTGAAGGTCATGAATAA
- the aroH gene encoding chorismate mutase: protein MNNLRVHAVRGATTTKEDSEQEVLKETKRLLESVCDRNQITDEHQVISIFFTTTKDLQSCFPARAARKLGWTNTALMCAQEIDVEGAITKCIRIMIHYYSHLNHKPEPVYLNEAQSLRPDLNK, encoded by the coding sequence ATGAACAATTTAAGAGTTCATGCAGTTAGAGGAGCTACAACAACTAAGGAAGATTCTGAACAAGAAGTTTTAAAAGAAACAAAACGTCTTTTAGAAAGTGTATGTGATAGAAATCAGATTACAGATGAACATCAAGTTATAAGTATATTTTTTACAACTACCAAAGATCTACAATCGTGTTTTCCTGCAAGAGCTGCAAGAAAATTAGGATGGACAAACACAGCATTGATGTGTGCTCAAGAAATTGATGTTGAAGGAGCCATAACAAAATGTATTAGGATCATGATCCACTATTATTCTCATTTAAACCATAAACCAGAACCTGTATATTTAAATGAAGCTCAGAGTTTACGGCCTGATTTAAATAAATAA